From a region of the Butyrivibrio sp. AE3004 genome:
- a CDS encoding glycosyltransferase — MKKNVILTDTIVDDKWEFASGVQIGSKLEWSIVCWDNAGIIKNKLFNMRRIIGYFWHAFSIFIRRQRYEKIISWQQFYGLIFAYYCILFRTKKTVELTVMTFIYKKKEGCLGNLYFRFIKKILQSGYIDYIVVFSKNEVNYYSELFDVNAALFTYMPLGIPEKKKLEATTIQLPEKFFLSVGRSNRDYDFLFRCANELSQYNIVVITDTLDHITDIPNNVYIFNTIRGEEYLKILDRCEAVLIPLKEQNISSGQLVMLQAMQYKKPIIITESNSICEYVKNEINALIVPKMISEFCNAVKTIANDNCVLEKLASNGYDIFQKNFSLKVLGSRVGELYLTK, encoded by the coding sequence ATGAAAAAAAATGTGATTTTAACAGATACGATTGTTGATGATAAGTGGGAATTCGCTTCTGGGGTACAAATTGGTAGTAAATTAGAATGGTCCATAGTATGCTGGGATAATGCAGGAATAATAAAAAATAAATTATTCAATATGAGGAGAATTATCGGCTATTTTTGGCATGCTTTTTCTATTTTTATTAGAAGACAACGCTATGAAAAAATAATATCGTGGCAACAATTTTATGGACTGATTTTTGCATATTATTGTATCTTATTTCGAACAAAAAAAACTGTAGAACTAACGGTGATGACTTTTATATACAAAAAAAAAGAGGGATGTTTGGGAAATCTATACTTTAGATTTATAAAAAAAATCTTGCAATCAGGATATATTGATTACATTGTTGTGTTTTCAAAAAATGAAGTAAATTATTATAGTGAATTATTTGATGTCAATGCTGCATTATTTACATATATGCCACTTGGTATACCTGAGAAAAAAAAATTGGAAGCAACAACAATTCAATTGCCAGAGAAGTTTTTTTTATCTGTGGGAAGAAGTAATAGAGATTATGATTTTTTGTTCAGATGTGCTAATGAACTAAGCCAGTACAATATTGTTGTTATTACGGATACGCTAGATCATATAACTGATATTCCAAATAATGTATATATATTTAATACTATTCGAGGCGAGGAATATTTAAAGATTTTAGATAGGTGTGAAGCTGTCTTGATTCCTTTAAAAGAACAGAATATTTCATCAGGGCAATTAGTAATGTTGCAGGCTATGCAATACAAAAAACCCATTATAATTACAGAATCTAATTCTATTTGTGAATATGTAAAAAATGAAATAAATGCTCTAATTGTGCCTAAAATGATAAGTGAGTTCTGTAATGCTGTAAAGACGATAGCTAATGATAATTGTGTTTTGGAAAAATTAGCAAGTAATGGTTATGATATATTTCAAAAAAATTTTTCCCTTAAAGTATTAGGGAGTCGAGTTGGAGAATTATATCTAACTAAATAG
- a CDS encoding glycosyltransferase family 4 protein: protein MKVLMVNKFLYPNGGSETYIFKLGEALVANGHEVQYFGMEHEGRCVGNNVNAYTSDMDFHNASKLEKMTYPLKTIYSKDARVKIRRVLDDFKPDVVHLNNFNYQLTPSIILEIVKWRKETGHKCKIVFTAHDYQLVCPNHMCNNPGTHENCEKCLGGSFMNCTKGKCIHGSTAKSFIGTLEASYWKKRGTYKYIDSFICCSKFMKSKLDSNPLFAKKTIAIHNFIEAIPWVEAEKEDYILYFGRYSEEKGIRTLIEAARRMPEVNFIFAGKGPLENELENVENIQNVGFKSGDELSSLIRKAKASVYPSEWYENCPFSVMESQLYGTPVIGANIGGIPELIKEGKTGLLYNSGDVDALCDAVHEIWQDDNKAKVMHDECKELSFDTIDEYMDKLMAIYEG, encoded by the coding sequence ATGAAAGTATTAATGGTTAATAAGTTTCTCTATCCCAATGGGGGATCGGAGACGTACATTTTTAAATTGGGCGAAGCTCTTGTGGCTAATGGTCATGAGGTGCAGTACTTCGGTATGGAGCATGAGGGCAGATGTGTAGGCAACAATGTGAATGCTTATACCTCTGACATGGACTTCCACAATGCGAGTAAGCTTGAGAAAATGACTTATCCATTAAAAACTATATATTCCAAGGATGCAAGAGTGAAAATCAGGCGTGTACTCGATGACTTCAAGCCTGATGTGGTACATCTCAACAATTTCAACTATCAGCTCACTCCATCAATAATCCTCGAAATAGTTAAGTGGAGAAAAGAGACCGGGCATAAGTGCAAGATAGTATTTACAGCACATGATTATCAGCTCGTTTGTCCTAACCATATGTGCAACAATCCGGGCACACATGAGAATTGTGAAAAATGCCTTGGGGGTAGCTTTATGAACTGTACTAAGGGTAAATGTATCCATGGAAGTACAGCTAAGAGCTTTATAGGTACACTCGAAGCCAGTTATTGGAAAAAGAGAGGTACATATAAATACATAGATTCATTCATTTGCTGCAGTAAGTTCATGAAAAGCAAGCTTGACAGTAATCCGCTTTTTGCGAAGAAGACAATAGCAATCCACAACTTCATAGAAGCTATTCCGTGGGTTGAGGCAGAAAAAGAGGACTACATCCTTTACTTTGGAAGATACTCTGAGGAAAAGGGAATTAGAACCCTGATCGAAGCTGCCAGGAGAATGCCTGAGGTGAATTTCATATTTGCCGGAAAAGGACCTCTTGAAAACGAGCTTGAAAACGTTGAAAACATACAGAATGTGGGATTTAAGAGTGGAGATGAACTCTCAAGCCTTATAAGAAAAGCGAAAGCTTCAGTATACCCTTCAGAGTGGTATGAAAATTGCCCATTCTCAGTAATGGAATCACAGCTTTACGGAACACCTGTAATAGGTGCAAACATCGGCGGAATTCCTGAACTTATAAAAGAGGGAAAAACAGGTCTTTTATATAACAGCGGTGATGTGGATGCACTTTGCGATGCTGTCCATGAGATATGGCAGGATGATAACAAGGCGAAAGTAATGCATGATGAGTGCAAGGAACTGAGCTTTGATACGATTGATGAGTACATGGATAAACTGATGGCTATTTATGAAGGATGA
- a CDS encoding Coenzyme F420 hydrogenase/dehydrogenase, beta subunit C-terminal domain — protein sequence MTVCELDKCAGCMACVDACPKEAITIQDSLVSYNAIIDEKKCVNCNMCRKVCQYNNPSTLRKPIEWHQGWAEDGQVRKNSSSGGAAITIAEYFLDLGGVVFACVFRDGKFIFDVARKKEELIKFAGSKYVKSNPIGAYKAVKDLLVIGEKVLFIGLPCQVSSMLNYVGEKLTSDLYTIDLICHGSPSPQILDIFLKQYKTKLSTFTDISFRIKAKYMVYGNKKGIITNGVSDRYSIAFINSLICTENCYSCRYAGIERVSDITLGDSWGSELPIQEQKKGISLVLCQTDKGKELLHNARLCLHPVDLKKAIDNNHQLRHPSIEHHRRKEFFKRLMNESFNVLVFKMLPKQCMRQDLKQLLLRLRVISN from the coding sequence ATGACTGTATGCGAATTAGATAAATGTGCTGGGTGTATGGCATGCGTAGATGCTTGCCCTAAAGAAGCAATTACGATACAAGATTCATTAGTCTCATATAATGCAATTATAGATGAGAAGAAATGTGTTAATTGCAATATGTGTCGCAAGGTTTGTCAATATAATAATCCATCAACGTTGAGAAAACCTATAGAATGGCATCAAGGATGGGCTGAAGATGGGCAGGTTCGAAAAAATAGTTCTTCAGGAGGAGCTGCTATTACAATTGCGGAATATTTTCTTGATTTAGGAGGAGTAGTTTTCGCATGTGTATTTCGTGATGGAAAATTTATTTTTGATGTTGCACGTAAAAAGGAAGAATTGATAAAGTTTGCGGGATCAAAATATGTAAAAAGTAATCCAATAGGTGCATACAAAGCAGTAAAAGACCTGCTTGTTATAGGTGAAAAAGTACTGTTTATAGGTCTTCCTTGTCAAGTGTCCAGTATGCTGAATTATGTTGGAGAAAAGCTTACTTCTGATTTATATACAATCGATTTAATATGTCATGGTAGTCCATCGCCACAAATTTTAGATATTTTCTTAAAACAATATAAAACGAAATTATCCACTTTTACGGATATCTCATTTAGGATAAAAGCTAAGTATATGGTCTATGGGAACAAAAAGGGGATTATTACAAATGGAGTAAGTGATAGATATTCAATAGCATTTATAAATTCACTAATTTGCACAGAGAATTGCTATAGTTGTAGATACGCTGGTATAGAGCGTGTGTCGGACATCACATTGGGAGATTCCTGGGGCAGTGAGTTGCCAATACAGGAGCAAAAGAAAGGTATATCATTAGTTCTATGTCAGACGGATAAAGGCAAAGAACTTCTTCATAATGCAAGGCTTTGTTTACATCCAGTTGATTTAAAAAAGGCTATAGATAATAATCATCAGCTAAGACATCCTTCAATTGAACATCATAGAAGAAAAGAATTCTTTAAAAGGCTTATGAATGAAAGCTTTAATGTCCTTGTGTTTAAAATGCTTCCTAAGCAATGCATGAGGCAAGATTTGAAACAACTACTATTAAGATTGCGAGTAATAAGTAATTGA
- a CDS encoding polysaccharide pyruvyl transferase family protein, translating into MKIGVITRHAITNYGSLLQAFATQTAIEELGYDCEIIDYIRMDEAYKNVEKTLLRKKNSWNKNLLSRFIYLLLRQPESVIAGSKFEKQRKKYLKLTRNYSSKAELIADCPKTDVYMTGSDQVWGPVSDGTYDDVYCLSFAENKKRIAYAASFGHTDMTGELKDYFSKHLKKYNSISVREDSAVNILKDIGQKAEQVVDPTLLFDSHFWSKYAKEINTEKYLLVYQLHNDKNLGRYAETIAKKKGLKLIRVSASLHQITRSGKFVWCPSVAEFLGYIKNAELMVTDSFHGTAFAITFNTPFIEVLPNNNTGTRNVSILNMTNLSERILTDNSKNLEDISISFDFANRILRQKRAESKEILKKMISE; encoded by the coding sequence ATGAAAATTGGTGTTATTACAAGGCATGCAATAACAAATTATGGTTCTCTTTTACAAGCATTTGCAACGCAAACTGCGATAGAGGAATTGGGATATGATTGCGAAATAATAGATTATATTCGAATGGATGAAGCTTACAAGAATGTTGAAAAAACATTACTTAGAAAGAAAAATTCATGGAATAAGAATTTACTTAGTAGATTTATTTATTTGTTATTAAGACAGCCTGAAAGTGTTATTGCAGGGAGTAAATTCGAAAAGCAAAGAAAAAAATACTTGAAGCTAACAAGGAACTATAGCTCAAAAGCTGAACTAATAGCAGATTGTCCTAAAACAGATGTTTATATGACAGGAAGCGATCAGGTTTGGGGACCGGTTAGTGATGGGACGTATGATGATGTGTATTGCCTTTCTTTTGCTGAGAACAAAAAAAGAATAGCCTATGCAGCTAGTTTTGGACATACAGATATGACCGGTGAGCTTAAAGACTATTTTAGCAAGCATTTAAAAAAATATAATTCTATTTCAGTTAGAGAAGACAGTGCAGTCAATATTCTAAAAGATATTGGCCAGAAGGCTGAACAAGTTGTGGATCCAACTTTGCTTTTTGATAGTCATTTTTGGAGTAAATATGCTAAGGAAATAAATACTGAAAAGTATTTATTAGTATATCAATTACATAACGATAAGAATCTGGGGCGCTATGCTGAAACGATAGCTAAGAAGAAAGGGTTAAAACTGATTAGAGTATCTGCTTCTTTGCATCAAATTACAAGATCGGGGAAGTTTGTGTGGTGTCCATCAGTTGCTGAATTTCTTGGATATATTAAAAATGCTGAACTAATGGTAACAGATTCGTTTCATGGTACTGCATTTGCTATTACATTTAATACCCCTTTTATTGAGGTGTTGCCCAATAATAATACCGGTACACGCAATGTAAGTATTTTAAATATGACTAATTTATCTGAAAGAATATTAACTGATAATAGTAAGAATCTGGAAGACATTAGTATATCATTTGACTTCGCCAATAGGATACTAAGACAGAAAAGAGCAGAGTCTAAAGAAATTTTGAAGAAAATGATTTCAGAGTAA
- a CDS encoding glycosyltransferase, with the protein MLVAVLMSTYNGKEFLGKQIESIILQKGVDIKLLVRDDGSNDNTQFILEQKKNEGVLSWFTGENLKPALSFMELIRKAPEADYYAFSDQDDIWDEDKLITAVDFLKNYDNIPAYYYCNARLIDRYGEKCGGTVYKENDDLNEQNIFHYLCCGGCMGCTMVLNKKLVAILKSAARPKSIIMHDFFIQAVCASVGGKAIYDNQAHMGYRQHESNVVGRGVGYWNAITYRIGFLLSRRDISIADQSNDILKLYSKFIPEVNKAYLECIANYKNKIKNRLMLTFEPRIKYKNKLNECFIRLSLLLGKR; encoded by the coding sequence ATGTTAGTTGCTGTATTAATGTCAACCTATAATGGTAAAGAATTTTTAGGTAAACAGATAGAAAGTATAATATTACAAAAAGGGGTAGATATTAAATTATTAGTTAGAGATGATGGATCTAATGATAATACGCAATTTATATTGGAACAAAAAAAGAATGAAGGTGTTCTTTCATGGTTCACCGGAGAAAATCTTAAACCAGCATTAAGCTTTATGGAATTGATAAGAAAAGCACCGGAAGCAGATTATTATGCATTTTCTGACCAAGATGATATATGGGATGAAGACAAGTTGATTACAGCAGTCGATTTCTTAAAAAATTATGATAATATACCAGCGTATTATTATTGTAATGCAAGATTGATTGATCGATATGGCGAAAAATGTGGTGGTACAGTATATAAAGAAAATGATGACTTGAATGAACAGAATATATTTCATTATTTGTGTTGTGGCGGTTGTATGGGGTGCACTATGGTTCTTAATAAAAAATTGGTGGCAATTTTAAAAAGTGCAGCTAGACCTAAAAGCATAATTATGCATGATTTTTTTATTCAAGCGGTTTGTGCTTCAGTAGGGGGGAAGGCTATATATGATAATCAAGCCCATATGGGATATAGGCAGCATGAAAGTAATGTAGTTGGACGAGGGGTTGGTTATTGGAATGCTATTACATATAGAATTGGATTTTTGTTGTCAAGACGAGATATTTCAATTGCGGATCAATCCAATGATATTCTTAAGTTGTATTCTAAGTTTATTCCTGAAGTGAATAAAGCGTATTTAGAATGCATTGCAAATTATAAAAATAAGATAAAGAACAGACTTATGCTTACTTTCGAACCAAGGATAAAATATAAAAATAAGCTTAATGAATGCTTTATCAGGTTAAGTTTGCTGCTCGGGAAAAGATGA
- a CDS encoding acyltransferase family protein, with the protein MNYEMKRDIWVDNVKVVACVFVVLGHFFQSMVKANIIEDNFLYEWFNTTIYYFHVPLFFICSGYLYQKYSCVSNLQEWKNNILKKFVALGVPYFVFSILTWGLKKANSSAVNTQIGGVVDTLFRHPASPYWYLYILFFIFVITCTAKENKHIYLLLSMSVICKVVSLMGFYLDIYAVDKLLSEWVWFVLGMAIARRIISSVRLITSVVLIASFAILSVMIQIEMISIKGIKFPLGIMACFGIIGIMQNAFKEGTQSKYWGFFAKYTMPIFLMHTLFAAPLRSVLIKMGVHNSIIHILLGVMVSFIGPVVAMIVMDKIKPLDFLVYPTRYTRFEKKLKEAA; encoded by the coding sequence ATGAACTATGAGATGAAAAGAGATATATGGGTTGATAATGTCAAGGTTGTGGCTTGCGTTTTTGTTGTGCTGGGACATTTTTTTCAATCCATGGTAAAAGCAAATATCATAGAAGATAATTTTTTGTATGAATGGTTTAATACAACAATCTATTATTTTCATGTTCCTTTGTTTTTTATCTGTAGTGGATATTTGTATCAAAAGTATTCATGTGTGAGTAATCTTCAAGAGTGGAAAAATAACATTCTGAAAAAGTTTGTAGCACTAGGTGTCCCATATTTTGTATTTTCAATTTTGACATGGGGACTAAAAAAGGCTAATTCATCAGCTGTCAATACTCAAATTGGGGGGGTGGTGGATACGTTGTTTAGACATCCGGCATCTCCATATTGGTATTTGTACATCTTGTTTTTTATCTTTGTAATAACTTGTACAGCAAAAGAAAACAAACATATATATTTGTTGTTGAGTATGAGCGTTATATGCAAAGTTGTTAGTTTGATGGGCTTTTATTTGGATATCTATGCGGTAGATAAATTATTATCAGAATGGGTATGGTTTGTTCTGGGGATGGCTATAGCAAGGAGGATTATTTCAAGCGTACGCCTTATAACTAGTGTTGTTTTGATAGCTTCATTTGCAATTCTGAGTGTAATGATACAGATAGAAATGATATCTATTAAGGGAATAAAATTTCCTCTTGGAATTATGGCTTGTTTTGGGATAATTGGCATTATGCAGAATGCATTTAAGGAAGGAACTCAAAGTAAATATTGGGGATTTTTTGCAAAATATACAATGCCTATTTTTTTGATGCACACATTATTTGCAGCTCCATTAAGGTCTGTCTTGATCAAAATGGGAGTTCATAATAGCATAATTCATATTTTACTTGGAGTGATGGTGAGCTTTATTGGACCAGTTGTAGCAATGATTGTAATGGATAAGATAAAACCGCTTGATTTTCTTGTATATCCGACTCGATATACAAGATTTGAAAAGAAACTAAAAGAAGCAGCATAA
- a CDS encoding polysaccharide pyruvyl transferase family protein has product MKIVVSGGWSYGNIGDEAIAASTIYLCEKYLGHEIIYTSFDPRDFERRHSKNNVIPSVHKMFSENINEFSDYSDIKQIMKNDIFKEYCGLFDKDTIFIMSGGGYFNESWNNQFWARILEINIAYNMGAKVVIIGQSIGPVISEIGKSALSDALKKCDFISVRDSLTKEYLEQFVEGIDINVYPDVAVIISDVIHHGMRDNTKTIVNIMPANYIRYSNFDTNKKGSYIVKRIPNRLSLKRYKYIIAYRSLLNYLLKNKNENLMFQFVLSTNWKWDRKFVDLIKRGLPKDKFIIYENLSHEKMCNLLSEGRITISTKMHPVIISTSYSVPAVAISYNYKIDGFMSLIDKQENCVNIDDISKEKLISIVDRVWNEESENTAICLKEQVYNMFEQIVKECM; this is encoded by the coding sequence GTGAAAATAGTAGTGTCAGGCGGATGGAGTTATGGGAATATAGGAGATGAGGCGATTGCAGCATCAACAATTTATTTATGCGAAAAATATTTGGGGCATGAAATAATTTATACATCGTTTGATCCACGGGATTTTGAGAGGCGTCATTCCAAGAATAACGTTATTCCTTCTGTTCATAAAATGTTTTCTGAAAATATTAATGAATTTTCTGATTATTCTGATATAAAACAGATAATGAAGAATGACATATTTAAGGAATACTGTGGATTATTTGATAAAGATACTATTTTTATAATGTCTGGAGGAGGATACTTTAATGAATCTTGGAACAATCAATTTTGGGCAAGAATTTTAGAAATCAATATTGCCTATAATATGGGGGCTAAAGTTGTAATTATAGGTCAAAGTATTGGCCCTGTTATTTCTGAAATTGGAAAATCAGCACTATCAGATGCATTGAAAAAATGTGATTTTATTTCTGTAAGAGATAGTTTAACGAAAGAATACTTGGAACAATTTGTGGAAGGCATAGATATTAATGTTTATCCGGATGTTGCAGTAATAATATCTGATGTTATTCATCATGGCATGCGTGATAATACTAAGACGATAGTTAATATTATGCCAGCAAATTATATCCGTTATTCAAATTTTGATACAAACAAAAAAGGATCCTATATAGTAAAGAGAATTCCTAATAGATTATCTTTGAAGAGATATAAATATATTATTGCGTATAGATCACTATTGAATTATCTTTTGAAGAATAAAAATGAAAATCTGATGTTCCAATTTGTATTAAGTACTAATTGGAAATGGGATAGGAAATTTGTTGATTTGATAAAAAGAGGATTACCTAAAGATAAGTTTATCATCTACGAAAATTTGAGCCATGAAAAAATGTGTAATCTTCTTTCTGAGGGAAGGATTACAATAAGTACGAAAATGCATCCGGTGATTATTTCGACCTCATATTCTGTTCCAGCAGTTGCAATTTCGTATAATTACAAAATAGATGGCTTTATGTCGCTTATAGATAAACAAGAGAATTGTGTAAACATAGATGATATTTCAAAAGAGAAACTAATTAGCATAGTGGATAGGGTTTGGAATGAAGAAAGTGAAAATACTGCAATTTGCTTAAAAGAACAAGTTTATAACATGTTTGAACAAATTGTTAAAGAGTGTATGTGA
- a CDS encoding radical SAM protein, producing MAEKKLNGTVIVTYRCNARCSMCNRYKAPSKPEEEISIETIKKLPKMYFTNITGGEPFIRTDIKDIVRELYKKSDRIVISTNGFFTDRIVDLCKEFPQIGIRISIEGLENTNNEIRGLENGYQRGYQTLKKLREMGMKDVGFGMTVQDKNAPDLVPLYKLSDEMGMEFATASLHNSFYFVEAKNIIKDRPMVAQNFENLVNELLASKSPKKWFRAYFNHGLINYIYGQKRLLPCDMSFDTFFIDPYGDVMPCNGTKDKEVMGNLNEQSWDELWSSPEAEAVRKKVRCCDRDCWMIGSVSPAMHKYIWVPAWWVITHKLKFWTKKKYSMYENKIVRDLRDGKVTKEELDKCSTCDMNCVINNGLSAASMEQLKNKTGEEIVDADIAAQLAE from the coding sequence ATGGCAGAGAAAAAATTAAATGGAACTGTTATCGTAACTTATAGATGTAACGCTCGTTGCTCTATGTGCAATAGATACAAGGCGCCTAGTAAACCAGAAGAAGAAATTTCTATTGAAACAATTAAGAAACTTCCTAAGATGTATTTCACAAACATCACAGGTGGTGAGCCTTTTATCAGAACTGATATCAAGGATATTGTTCGTGAGCTTTATAAAAAGTCAGACCGTATTGTTATTTCTACCAATGGCTTTTTTACAGACAGAATAGTAGATCTATGCAAAGAGTTTCCTCAGATTGGTATTCGTATCTCTATCGAAGGCCTTGAGAATACAAACAATGAGATCAGAGGTCTTGAGAATGGATATCAGAGAGGTTATCAGACTCTGAAAAAGCTTCGTGAGATGGGTATGAAGGACGTTGGTTTCGGTATGACTGTTCAGGATAAGAATGCACCTGACCTTGTGCCGCTCTATAAGCTCTCTGACGAAATGGGCATGGAGTTTGCAACCGCATCGCTTCACAACAGTTTCTACTTCGTTGAAGCAAAGAACATAATCAAAGATCGTCCGATGGTTGCACAGAATTTTGAGAACCTTGTTAATGAGCTTCTTGCAAGCAAGAGCCCTAAGAAGTGGTTCAGAGCATACTTCAATCATGGACTTATCAACTACATTTATGGACAGAAGAGACTTCTTCCCTGTGATATGTCATTTGATACATTCTTTATTGATCCCTATGGAGACGTTATGCCTTGTAACGGAACTAAGGATAAAGAGGTTATGGGTAACCTTAACGAGCAGAGTTGGGATGAGCTTTGGAGCTCACCTGAGGCAGAGGCGGTTCGGAAGAAGGTTCGTTGCTGTGACAGAGATTGCTGGATGATTGGTTCAGTATCTCCTGCAATGCATAAATACATCTGGGTTCCTGCATGGTGGGTCATCACTCACAAGCTTAAGTTCTGGACCAAGAAGAAATACAGTATGTATGAGAACAAGATTGTTCGTGATCTTAGAGATGGAAAAGTAACTAAGGAAGAACTTGACAAGTGCAGTACATGTGACATGAACTGTGTAATTAACAATGGTCTGTCTGCTGCATCAATGGAGCAACTTAAGAATAAGACCGGTGAAGAGATAGTTGATGCTGATATTGCAGCACAGTTGGCGGAGTAA
- a CDS encoding O-antigen ligase family protein, whose protein sequence is MALGVLFLIVFVAIILFVFNKEYLLYYFVFLYPILPEYLAVSFSESLPLFTASRILLIIMIGALFNRRMVFKNIFKDKMFGKAFLVYFLCETAVALAHVSESASIKTYISVILENIIFFYVMTTQISTKRRFEGCMNALISASAVVFVMGVLETVTKFNVVSTFLDTGSRENMLISSYERYDSVRAAFSFGHAIALGLYCIALLPLIMHMINKEQRKQLYLLYMLGVACLIMTMSRGVIAVFGIVFCISMFKIGKKQRQTYLKVIGIGLFFGLLLILLSPNMFSIFRDTVLGTLNAFGGNFAISDSGGNEDAVFSRISQLSLLQQIAKHNYIFGGGTGYIFNNIVYVIAGNRQFRAKSIDIEYLAVFINRGIVGLIGCLGLYSSILLLSYKTFSKYKDSFCIAFFYSFLSIFLAYFTVAKLTTERILWMLIVMFISYKRIYLDCEES, encoded by the coding sequence ATGGCGTTAGGGGTACTTTTTCTTATTGTTTTTGTAGCAATTATACTCTTTGTGTTCAATAAAGAGTATCTATTGTATTACTTTGTTTTTTTATATCCAATATTACCAGAATATTTGGCGGTTAGTTTCAGTGAATCGCTCCCTCTTTTTACTGCATCTAGGATTTTACTAATAATTATGATTGGAGCATTGTTTAATAGAAGAATGGTCTTTAAAAACATTTTTAAAGATAAAATGTTTGGAAAAGCTTTTTTGGTTTATTTTTTGTGTGAAACAGCTGTGGCATTAGCACATGTTTCTGAATCTGCATCTATAAAAACATATATAAGTGTTATCTTGGAAAATATCATTTTTTTCTATGTTATGACTACTCAAATTTCTACAAAGAGAAGATTTGAGGGATGTATGAATGCGCTTATTTCTGCATCAGCAGTTGTTTTTGTTATGGGTGTATTAGAAACAGTGACAAAATTTAACGTCGTGTCAACGTTCCTCGACACTGGATCAAGAGAAAACATGTTAATTAGTAGTTATGAAAGATATGATAGTGTTCGTGCAGCTTTTTCATTTGGACATGCCATAGCATTAGGACTATATTGTATAGCTTTGCTACCATTAATTATGCATATGATTAATAAAGAACAGAGAAAACAACTGTATTTATTGTATATGCTAGGGGTGGCATGCTTAATTATGACGATGTCTCGCGGTGTTATTGCTGTTTTTGGAATAGTATTTTGTATTTCAATGTTTAAAATCGGAAAAAAGCAAAGACAAACGTATTTGAAGGTTATTGGTATAGGATTGTTTTTTGGATTGCTTTTGATATTGTTATCTCCGAATATGTTTTCAATATTTCGAGATACTGTTTTAGGAACACTGAATGCATTTGGTGGCAATTTTGCAATTTCGGATTCTGGTGGTAATGAAGATGCTGTTTTTTCCAGAATTAGTCAATTATCATTACTTCAACAAATTGCAAAGCACAATTATATTTTTGGTGGTGGAACAGGGTATATTTTTAACAATATTGTTTATGTAATTGCTGGGAATAGACAATTCAGAGCTAAGTCAATAGATATTGAATACTTAGCAGTGTTTATTAATCGTGGTATTGTTGGCCTTATAGGATGTTTAGGATTATATAGCTCTATTTTGCTGTTATCCTATAAAACATTTAGCAAATATAAAGATAGTTTTTGTATTGCATTTTTTTATTCGTTTCTGAGTATTTTTTTGGCATATTTTACTGTTGCAAAGCTCACGACGGAAAGAATATTATGGATGCTTATTGTGATGTTTATTTCATATAAAAGAATATATTTGGATTGCGAAGAGTCATAA